A stretch of DNA from Mobula hypostoma chromosome 22, sMobHyp1.1, whole genome shotgun sequence:
TTGGTGCAGTCGttactgggccaaaatgtactggtcccaatgtgtcccaattaattggaatctgCTGCATTTTGCAATGCAGAGcaaatttatatttattcttttaATAAGTTAATATTTATTAACTTAAAACCTATCCATAAACATGGTAATTATTACAGAGAGAGCAAGCATTAACTATAAATACAGGATTTCATAATGATAAAGCCTAACCTGTAACTAGAATGATGCAACTCTAGAGTCATATTTATAGTGGAGCAGGAATGATTAATTCTGCCATTCTGTTTTAGTAAGCTGGAAATGTCTTGACATTAATGCACTTTTGTCCCTTACAAGGCCGAATACAATTCAAAAATCACAGGCTTGTGCCATTGTACATAGTTTTCAGATACAGGACATTCTGAGGGAGCCATCATATCCACTGCCTCTGGGCTCCTCTGAGCTTTTGAATGGCTGCTTTGGGGAAAGGTGTGCTGTTGATTGCCTTCAGGACAAATTTTTCCCCTTGAGGTGGGAGTGAAGCCACTTCAAGACCTGGTCCAGCCCTTCGCCAGTCTGTGCGCTCACCGCCAGCACACTGACTGCCTGCTTGGCACAGGCCAATACGTCATCCATCCTGAACAGGCTTTTCATTTCTATCAGGGACATGTGGCAGGGTAGATCACTGAAATGAGACAGTCGAGTTACTCCCCTGCATTTATAATGCAGCAGAAACAATCGGTGATTATTTCAatttacttcatcccccacctTCAATCCCAATTGTTTGTGTTTCTTCCCAAAAGCTGCAAGATAAATTGCCCTCCACTGTTTCTGTGATTACAGAGAACTATAATGTATGGCCTCAAATATTCTGCTCTAATCTACCCTTCACTGAACCTACTTAATCCCATCTTTCCCACCACATAGGCATTGGAATTGGGttgttattgtcacgtgtacctaGATACAttgaagagcttgtcttgcatactgaccacacagatcaaattattacacagtgcactgaggcagaacaaggtaaaacaataacagtgcagaatagagtgtaaaagctactgaaagagtgcaatgcaggtaactgataaagtgcaagatcataaagctgtagattgtgagggcaagagtccatcttatcagatttctgaatgcacctGATACAATCAGTGGGGTGGAAGCTGTCGTTGAGCCTGCTGGCACATGACCAGTGGGAGACGGGAAATGACGGAACGTCTGAGGTGGGTGGACtctttgatgatgc
This window harbors:
- the arl16 gene encoding ADP-ribosylation factor-like protein 16 isoform X2, whose product is MGPIWPSYYEDSEAVIFVIDAANPTQISSSCIQLLEVLSAEQLQESPVLILFNKVDLPCHMSLIEMKSLFRMDDVLACAKQAVSVLAVSAQTGEGLDQVLKWLHSHLKGKNLS